In the genome of Leeuwenhoekiella sp. MAR_2009_132, one region contains:
- a CDS encoding SusC/RagA family TonB-linked outer membrane protein — protein MNFNIKNTINNTLVFAAMVCVSYLTHAKSTNANLFSKAVLKYTVAVPVQKTITGTVTDNSGVLLPGASVQIKGTSKGVTTDFDGVFSLEASAGDVLEVSYVGFKTSQITVGAASQYSVQLEANTSELDEVLVVGYGTQKKSDLTGSVSSVVADDFNKGVVSNPGNLLQGKVSGLNVTNTSGEPGAGQDIIIRGVGTLRSGTSPLYVVDGFVLDNSANGVPTNPLNFINTQDIESINVLKDASAAAIYGSRAANGVVVITTKKGKSGRTQMNLTASTAIASIANKIDVFSADEFRQIVPQIGGSLSDNGGNTDWQDELTRTAITHTVNFSMSGGTPNTSYFASVGVNDQEGVLNNSNLKRYSARANVSQKGLDDRLKVDFNLTATRTENERPNTFTMINGMLQLNPTTPAYTNGEPTVFGTGVNPLIIENIYGDFSENNRMIANIAPSLEIIEGLTYKLNLGVDYSKTDRDVQFIPYSADPDYALGSISTSFTSNKNTLVENTLNYTKDFGEHNISLLAGHSYQKFFIQSKGFYFSNFPDNGIEPRYQLGEARGEDATQYSNATSNELQSFFGRVNYTYADKYLVTATLRSDGSTKFGENNRYATFPSLAFGWNIFKEEFMATSGFNNLKLRASWGKSGNQEIPSKQTRLSYGESFEDNDIYPLDDAVTSREDYPYGLVFARTANPDLQWEETTQTNIGLDFGFLDYKLSGSVDYFMKETNDVLLYFSTQDPIDEVGYKWQNIPGMKIKNSGLEFALDYQSDRTRDFSYNIGGNFSYIKNEITDSPFTIVTTGAASGGGQTGATINGYMNNKPIGNFFLREFNGIGEDGFSSFTDVNGDGQIDDSDRISAGSAVPDVIYAFYLKFKYKNFDLGFNFNGVSGNKIYNHTRMNLFNITQIANSLNTTDQAIEFPGEDINNSNTVSTRYLEDGSFLRLNNATLAYNLDPQVIGMGKWINGINLSVTGQNLFVITEYTGFDPELNTGSSGDSKSYGIDYFTYPKPQTFVFGLNVSF, from the coding sequence ATGAATTTTAATATTAAAAATACGATAAACAATACCCTTGTGTTCGCTGCAATGGTATGTGTTTCTTATCTAACTCACGCGAAATCAACAAACGCCAATTTATTCTCAAAAGCAGTATTAAAATATACGGTTGCAGTACCTGTACAAAAAACAATTACTGGTACGGTAACAGATAATAGTGGAGTTTTACTTCCGGGAGCTTCCGTACAGATAAAAGGAACTTCAAAAGGTGTTACTACAGATTTTGATGGGGTTTTTAGTCTTGAAGCCAGTGCAGGGGATGTACTTGAGGTTTCTTATGTAGGATTTAAAACCAGTCAGATCACTGTAGGTGCAGCATCTCAATATAGCGTTCAGCTTGAAGCTAATACTTCTGAGCTTGATGAGGTTTTGGTAGTAGGTTATGGTACTCAGAAAAAATCTGACTTAACCGGGTCTGTAAGTTCGGTAGTGGCAGATGATTTTAACAAAGGAGTCGTTTCTAACCCCGGTAACTTATTACAGGGTAAGGTATCTGGTCTTAACGTCACCAATACCAGTGGTGAACCCGGTGCAGGTCAGGATATTATCATACGTGGTGTAGGTACCTTACGTTCGGGTACATCTCCGCTTTATGTAGTAGATGGTTTTGTACTCGATAACTCTGCAAATGGAGTGCCTACAAACCCATTAAACTTTATAAATACGCAGGATATTGAGTCTATAAACGTTTTAAAAGATGCATCTGCAGCAGCTATTTATGGTTCGCGTGCTGCAAACGGTGTTGTTGTAATTACTACTAAAAAAGGGAAGTCTGGTAGAACCCAAATGAATTTAACTGCATCTACCGCTATTGCCAGCATCGCAAATAAAATAGATGTTTTTTCTGCTGACGAGTTTAGGCAGATTGTTCCTCAAATAGGTGGAAGCTTAAGTGATAATGGTGGTAATACAGATTGGCAGGATGAGCTTACTCGTACTGCAATCACACATACTGTAAACTTCTCGATGAGTGGTGGTACACCTAATACCTCTTACTTTGCATCTGTAGGAGTTAATGATCAGGAAGGGGTTTTGAACAACAGTAATTTAAAGCGCTATTCTGCCCGTGCTAATGTTTCTCAGAAGGGTTTAGATGATCGTCTTAAGGTAGACTTTAATCTTACCGCTACTCGTACCGAAAATGAGCGCCCTAATACGTTTACGATGATAAACGGTATGCTTCAGTTAAATCCTACGACACCGGCTTATACAAACGGTGAGCCTACAGTTTTTGGTACCGGAGTAAACCCGTTAATTATTGAAAATATCTACGGTGATTTTTCAGAAAATAACAGAATGATCGCCAATATCGCGCCATCACTCGAGATTATAGAAGGCCTTACCTATAAATTAAATCTGGGTGTAGACTATTCTAAAACAGATCGTGATGTACAATTTATACCGTATTCTGCAGATCCTGATTATGCGTTAGGATCTATAAGTACCAGTTTTACATCAAATAAAAACACCCTAGTAGAAAACACCCTGAACTACACGAAAGATTTTGGAGAGCATAATATAAGCTTGTTAGCAGGACACTCCTATCAGAAATTTTTTATTCAGTCAAAAGGATTTTACTTTTCTAACTTCCCGGATAATGGTATCGAACCCAGATATCAGTTAGGAGAAGCACGCGGGGAAGATGCTACCCAGTATTCTAATGCGACCAGTAATGAATTGCAATCGTTTTTTGGGAGAGTAAATTATACCTACGCAGATAAATATCTGGTAACGGCAACGCTCAGATCTGATGGTTCTACTAAGTTTGGTGAGAATAACCGTTATGCAACTTTTCCCTCTTTAGCTTTTGGGTGGAATATATTTAAAGAAGAATTTATGGCTACCTCGGGCTTTAATAACCTAAAACTGCGTGCGAGTTGGGGTAAATCTGGTAATCAGGAAATTCCTTCAAAGCAAACGCGTTTAAGCTATGGAGAGAGTTTTGAAGACAATGACATTTACCCGCTAGACGACGCTGTTACCAGTCGTGAAGATTACCCATACGGATTAGTATTTGCACGTACTGCAAACCCAGATTTGCAGTGGGAAGAAACGACACAGACAAACATAGGTTTAGATTTTGGGTTTCTAGATTACAAACTAAGCGGTTCTGTAGATTACTTCATGAAAGAGACTAATGATGTGCTTTTATATTTCTCTACTCAAGATCCTATTGATGAGGTAGGTTATAAATGGCAAAATATACCGGGGATGAAAATTAAAAACAGCGGTCTGGAGTTTGCCTTAGATTATCAAAGTGACCGAACCCGCGACTTCTCGTATAACATAGGAGGAAACTTCTCCTATATTAAAAATGAAATTACAGATTCACCTTTTACTATCGTAACGACAGGAGCAGCAAGTGGAGGTGGCCAGACGGGAGCGACTATTAATGGGTATATGAATAATAAACCTATCGGTAATTTTTTCTTACGTGAATTTAACGGTATTGGCGAAGATGGTTTTAGCAGCTTTACAGATGTAAATGGAGATGGACAAATAGACGATAGTGACCGTATTTCTGCAGGAAGTGCTGTACCTGATGTGATCTATGCATTTTACTTAAAATTTAAATACAAAAACTTTGATTTAGGATTCAATTTTAATGGGGTAAGTGGTAACAAAATTTACAACCACACCCGTATGAATCTGTTTAATATCACGCAGATCGCAAACTCTCTGAATACAACAGATCAGGCAATTGAGTTTCCGGGAGAAGATATTAATAACTCTAATACGGTTTCAACACGATATCTTGAAGATGGTAGCTTTTTACGCCTAAACAACGCAACACTAGCTTACAATTTAGATCCTCAGGTTATAGGAATGGGTAAATGGATTAACGGAATTAATCTTTCGGTTACGGGTCAAAATTTATTTGTTATTACAGAGTATACCGGCTTTGATCCTGAGCTAAATACAGGAAGCTCTGGCGATTCTAAATCTTATGGTATTGATTATTTCACCTACCCAAAGCCACAAACTTTTGTTTTTGGTCTTAACGTATCCTTTTAA
- a CDS encoding ABC transporter ATP-binding protein has translation MLLQLNHIYKWVKQGGRRVFLLNDVSLEVEEGAFLSIMGPSGSGKSTLLNVIGMLDEFQEGEYNFLNESVHTLKEKHRANLYKEYIGFVFQAYHLIDELTVYENIETPLLYKNIKSTERKALVADMLDRFNIVGKKDLFPSQLSGGQQQLVGIARALVAKPKLILADEPTGNLNSKQGDEIMQLFKELNEEGVTIIQATHSEANAAYGNRIVNLLDGSKVKA, from the coding sequence ATGCTTTTACAACTCAATCATATTTACAAATGGGTAAAACAAGGAGGAAGGCGCGTATTTCTGCTTAACGATGTAAGCCTTGAAGTAGAAGAAGGCGCGTTTTTGAGCATTATGGGACCTTCGGGTTCCGGTAAATCTACGTTGCTAAATGTTATTGGGATGTTAGATGAATTTCAGGAAGGAGAATATAATTTTCTAAACGAATCTGTACATACTCTCAAAGAAAAACACCGGGCTAATCTGTACAAAGAATACATCGGTTTTGTGTTTCAGGCATATCATCTTATTGATGAATTAACGGTTTACGAGAATATTGAAACGCCACTTCTGTATAAAAACATTAAGAGCACAGAGCGTAAAGCACTGGTGGCAGATATGCTTGACCGATTTAATATTGTGGGTAAGAAAGATTTATTTCCCAGTCAGTTAAGCGGTGGTCAACAACAATTGGTAGGTATAGCGCGAGCACTGGTTGCAAAGCCAAAACTAATACTTGCAGATGAGCCTACAGGTAACCTCAACTCCAAGCAGGGGGACGAGATTATGCAGTTATTTAAAGAATTAAATGAGGAAGGAGTTACTATAATTCAGGCTACGCACTCTGAAGCAAATGCTGCTTACGGTAATCGTATAGTTAATCTGCTTGACGGTAGTAAAGTAAAAGCGTAA
- a CDS encoding ABC transporter permease, with product MFKNYIKIAFRNLLKHKGYSAINIFGLALGMAVTLMIGLWVADELNYNNHFENKSRLAQVYQSQTFNGTTQTGPAIPRPLEFALRENFKSKFKHLSMASWLDSRNFNYEETAISLEGYSVQPEFTQMINLKILQGDTAALKSSNAIMLSQTAAKTMFGSQNAMGKIIQVNDIDTMIVSAVYEDIPEGNEFSDMEYLMPWSLYVNKDWIKSSVDQWGNNSFQLFVELADDVDLASASAAIATVKKESDAGVAPFNPQLFLFPMREWHLYSNFEDGVQTGGRIENVWLFGIIGAFVLLLACINFMNLATARSEKRAIEVGIRKTIGSTKNQLVKQFLSESFLVVILACILALGITLLFLKPFNTLADKAIAFPWSNLTFWGVVLVFIVVTALISGSYPALYLSSFKPIKVLKGTFKVGKLATLPRKILVVTQFSVSAALIIGTLIVMAQIEFSKNRPIGYTTENLIQIPVMSNQYLGKSDMMRNRFKESGAVVEMATSSSPTTEVWSNQSGYGWEGKPEGFQEDLAFTQISYEFVETLNIKMASGRGFSREFPTDSTAVILNESAVAYMGLQDPVGKYLTQGSNEGGMRNLQIIGVMKDMVVQSPYEPVKQAIYMFDGSNNASYWNLRLNPKNSIRENLATVEKVFKEHFPNALFHYDFIDQVYAKKFSEEDRIASLAKVFTVLAIIISCLGLFGLASFVAEQRTKEIGVRKVLGASVANLWLLLSKDFLLLVMIALLIAAPVSYYLMRQWVQKFTYHTEISIWIFVAAGAGALAITLLTVSFQAIKAALANPVKSLRTE from the coding sequence ATGTTTAAGAACTATATAAAAATTGCCTTTAGAAACCTTTTAAAACACAAAGGTTATTCTGCAATAAATATTTTTGGCCTTGCTCTGGGTATGGCGGTGACGCTTATGATAGGGTTGTGGGTTGCAGATGAACTCAATTACAACAATCATTTTGAAAACAAATCAAGATTGGCTCAGGTGTACCAGTCACAGACTTTTAATGGAACAACCCAAACCGGTCCTGCAATACCTCGTCCTTTAGAATTTGCACTTCGGGAAAACTTTAAATCTAAGTTTAAGCATCTAAGCATGGCATCGTGGTTAGATAGTAGAAATTTTAATTATGAAGAAACTGCAATCTCACTTGAGGGCTATTCGGTACAGCCCGAATTTACCCAGATGATCAACCTTAAAATTTTACAGGGAGATACCGCTGCCTTAAAATCGTCTAACGCAATAATGCTTTCACAAACTGCTGCTAAAACGATGTTTGGCTCCCAGAATGCAATGGGTAAAATCATTCAGGTAAATGATATTGACACCATGATTGTGAGTGCGGTTTATGAAGATATTCCTGAAGGAAATGAGTTTAGTGATATGGAATATCTGATGCCCTGGTCGCTTTATGTAAACAAAGATTGGATTAAATCTTCGGTAGATCAATGGGGAAACAACTCGTTTCAATTATTTGTAGAGCTTGCAGATGATGTAGATTTAGCAAGTGCAAGTGCTGCAATTGCTACGGTCAAAAAAGAGAGCGATGCAGGGGTAGCTCCGTTCAATCCGCAGTTGTTTTTATTTCCTATGAGGGAGTGGCACTTGTATTCTAATTTTGAAGATGGTGTACAAACTGGTGGTCGTATTGAAAATGTGTGGCTTTTTGGAATAATTGGTGCATTTGTGTTGCTTTTGGCGTGTATAAATTTTATGAATCTGGCGACTGCCCGAAGTGAAAAACGCGCCATCGAGGTAGGAATACGTAAAACAATAGGTTCTACAAAAAACCAACTTGTAAAGCAATTTTTAAGCGAATCATTTCTTGTGGTAATTCTGGCTTGTATTCTGGCGCTGGGCATTACTCTACTTTTTCTAAAGCCCTTTAACACACTTGCAGATAAAGCAATTGCATTTCCCTGGAGCAATCTAACATTCTGGGGTGTGGTTTTAGTTTTTATAGTCGTGACAGCATTAATTTCGGGAAGTTACCCTGCTTTGTATTTGTCATCCTTCAAGCCTATAAAAGTTTTAAAAGGAACCTTTAAAGTGGGTAAACTGGCTACGCTTCCGCGGAAAATACTTGTGGTGACCCAATTTAGTGTTTCGGCAGCTTTGATAATTGGGACACTCATTGTAATGGCGCAGATTGAATTCAGTAAAAACAGACCTATAGGCTACACCACCGAAAATCTGATCCAAATCCCGGTAATGAGCAATCAATATTTAGGTAAAAGTGATATGATGCGCAACCGGTTTAAAGAATCTGGCGCTGTGGTAGAAATGGCCACATCAAGTAGCCCTACAACTGAGGTATGGTCTAACCAAAGCGGCTATGGATGGGAAGGGAAGCCCGAAGGTTTTCAGGAAGACCTTGCGTTTACCCAGATATCCTATGAATTTGTAGAGACACTAAACATTAAAATGGCTTCTGGACGCGGATTTTCACGGGAGTTTCCTACAGACTCTACCGCGGTAATTCTGAATGAGTCTGCAGTAGCTTATATGGGCCTTCAGGATCCTGTAGGGAAATACCTTACACAAGGTAGTAATGAAGGCGGAATGCGTAACCTGCAAATTATAGGCGTAATGAAAGATATGGTCGTGCAATCGCCTTATGAACCCGTGAAACAGGCGATTTATATGTTTGATGGGTCTAATAATGCCAGTTACTGGAATCTGCGCCTGAATCCCAAAAACAGCATACGTGAAAATTTAGCGACGGTAGAAAAAGTCTTTAAAGAACACTTCCCCAATGCCCTGTTTCATTATGATTTTATTGATCAGGTATATGCAAAAAAGTTTTCTGAAGAAGATCGTATTGCGAGTCTGGCCAAAGTATTTACAGTACTTGCAATTATAATAAGTTGTCTCGGTTTATTTGGATTAGCCTCTTTTGTAGCAGAGCAACGTACTAAGGAAATAGGAGTGCGTAAGGTATTGGGCGCATCAGTTGCTAATCTCTGGCTGCTGCTGTCTAAAGACTTTTTGTTATTGGTAATGATAGCCCTTCTTATTGCAGCTCCCGTTTCCTATTATTTAATGCGACAATGGGTTCAGAAATTTACCTACCATACAGAGATTTCGATATGGATTTTTGTTGCAGCGGGTGCAGGAGCGCTGGCAATAACATTACTTACTGTAAGTTTTCAGGCTATAAAAGCGGCACTCGCAAACCCCGTAAAATCATTAAGAACAGAATAA
- a CDS encoding ABC transporter permease, with product MFKNYIKIAWRNIKANRLFTVLNIAGLAIGLCVCIILFAYISRELSFDKMYTHSETIYRVNMETSEEYNFETWAQLPNAVGPAIVNDIPQVKKMTRLIKDDFGVTASLKIGDKNFNETGLYLADSTVFSMFDFQFIAGNAHDAFAQPKSIVLSKSAKERFFGSKAALGELITVNNRDTLQVSGVYADLPKNSVIDCDMVYNIMDSWMGTNVYWSNASYETYVQLQPDANVAQIETQASGLITKYVEQEGRYFTKFLFQPLTKIHLYSAAIRDSYSAKMGNISSIRSLLFLSLLVLFIACINYMNLATANSRKRAKSIGVNKVLGARRSQMLSLFYVETGILVLISSILCYGISFLALPLFSSITGNELSYLDLLTTPILAGLFFIWLLVTLIAGGYPALAMSGISPLLLVSKSKKKNSASEFVRKGLVVFQFAASIILIIAVTIILQQMAFIRNKNLGYDPKGVVAISVKSAENRQQIQNLMQELKRKSYTESLSSVQSMPGVNESGRSVRKLSTDVTGIPVASCRTEGNIIETLKLNLLAGSELPETIAAGDSTIYTLINEKVLNYLNYKTADEAIGKIINTEMGDRALITGVVSNFNFNSVKEDIGGYVYYKANEAPESVRTLLVRYTAQDLPGLIADLQSTFNENLPNTAFDYQFVDTHIAQLYASEEKTASTVTIFSILAIFIACLGLFGLAAFTAEQRNKEIGVRKVLGASVTGITTLLSKDFLKLVGIAFVLASPVAYLIMQNWLQDFTYRTPINWWVFGLAGLAAVCVALITVSFQAIKAAVANPVKSLRTE from the coding sequence ATGTTTAAAAATTATATCAAGATCGCCTGGCGAAATATAAAAGCAAACAGACTGTTTACGGTTTTAAATATTGCAGGATTGGCAATAGGGTTGTGCGTTTGCATTATTCTGTTTGCCTACATCAGCAGGGAACTCAGTTTTGATAAAATGTATACGCATTCAGAAACTATTTACAGAGTAAATATGGAAACCTCTGAAGAATATAATTTTGAAACCTGGGCACAATTGCCCAATGCGGTTGGGCCGGCTATCGTTAATGATATTCCGCAGGTTAAAAAAATGACCCGCTTAATAAAGGATGATTTTGGGGTTACCGCTTCTCTAAAAATAGGAGATAAAAACTTTAATGAGACGGGGTTATACCTTGCCGATTCTACGGTTTTTAGCATGTTTGATTTTCAATTTATAGCGGGTAATGCTCATGATGCATTTGCACAACCCAAATCAATTGTGCTTTCTAAGTCTGCAAAAGAGCGTTTCTTTGGAAGCAAAGCTGCATTAGGTGAGCTAATAACAGTTAATAACCGCGACACGTTGCAGGTATCTGGGGTGTATGCAGATTTGCCTAAAAATAGTGTTATAGACTGCGATATGGTCTATAATATTATGGACTCCTGGATGGGAACTAATGTGTACTGGAGTAATGCCAGTTATGAGACCTATGTACAACTTCAGCCAGATGCAAACGTTGCTCAAATTGAAACGCAAGCAAGTGGATTAATCACTAAATATGTAGAACAGGAAGGAAGGTATTTTACGAAGTTTCTTTTTCAGCCCCTAACAAAAATACACCTGTATTCTGCGGCGATACGCGACAGTTATTCTGCAAAAATGGGGAATATTAGCAGTATAAGAAGTCTTCTTTTTTTATCACTGCTTGTACTGTTTATTGCGTGTATTAACTATATGAATCTCGCAACAGCAAACTCCCGTAAACGTGCAAAAAGCATTGGAGTAAATAAAGTGTTAGGCGCAAGAAGAAGTCAGATGCTTTCTCTTTTTTATGTAGAAACCGGTATTTTGGTGCTTATTTCTAGTATACTGTGTTATGGTATTTCATTCTTGGCACTACCGTTATTTAGCAGTATTACAGGCAATGAACTCAGCTATTTAGATTTACTTACTACCCCTATTCTAGCAGGGCTGTTTTTTATATGGCTTTTAGTCACACTAATTGCCGGAGGCTATCCTGCGCTAGCTATGTCTGGGATCTCACCACTTTTATTAGTAAGCAAATCAAAAAAGAAAAATTCAGCTTCAGAATTTGTACGGAAAGGACTAGTTGTTTTTCAGTTTGCAGCGTCTATTATTTTAATAATTGCGGTGACGATAATCCTTCAGCAAATGGCATTTATACGCAATAAAAATCTAGGCTACGATCCTAAAGGCGTAGTGGCTATTTCGGTAAAATCTGCAGAGAATAGACAGCAAATTCAAAACTTAATGCAAGAGCTAAAACGCAAATCTTACACCGAAAGTTTATCTTCTGTACAGTCTATGCCCGGCGTTAATGAAAGTGGACGTTCTGTACGTAAATTGAGTACTGATGTAACAGGAATACCTGTTGCCAGTTGCCGTACCGAAGGTAATATTATAGAAACACTGAAATTAAATTTACTGGCCGGGAGTGAACTTCCCGAAACTATTGCCGCAGGAGATTCTACAATCTATACCTTGATTAATGAAAAAGTACTTAATTATTTAAACTACAAAACCGCTGATGAAGCTATAGGTAAAATCATAAATACAGAAATGGGTGACAGAGCGCTTATTACGGGAGTGGTTTCTAATTTCAATTTTAACTCTGTAAAAGAAGATATAGGCGGGTATGTTTATTATAAAGCTAACGAGGCTCCTGAAAGTGTACGAACTCTTTTAGTGCGTTATACTGCACAAGACCTTCCCGGTTTAATTGCAGATTTACAAAGTACGTTTAATGAGAATCTTCCCAATACTGCTTTTGATTATCAATTTGTAGATACGCATATCGCTCAACTCTATGCTTCTGAAGAAAAGACAGCAAGTACGGTTACTATTTTCTCGATACTGGCCATATTTATTGCGTGTTTGGGGCTTTTTGGCCTTGCTGCATTTACCGCAGAACAGCGTAATAAAGAGATTGGAGTACGCAAAGTGTTGGGTGCAAGTGTTACGGGAATCACGACTTTACTATCTAAAGACTTTTTAAAACTTGTAGGAATTGCATTTGTTCTGGCTTCCCCAGTGGCATATTTGATTATGCAGAATTGGCTTCAGGATTTTACATACCGCACGCCTATAAACTGGTGGGTTTTTGGTCTTGCAGGTCTGGCTGCTGTTTGTGTGGCTCTTATAACGGTAAGTTTTCAGGCGATAAAAGCGGCAGTTGCCAATCCTGTAAAAAGTCTAAGAACAGAGTAG
- a CDS encoding ABC transporter permease: protein MLKNYIKIAFRNLWKKKGYSALNIFGLAIGITCASLILLWVEDELSFDAVVADKQEVYSVPTNQKYDGQWRTFFQATPGPLAAALKTDIPEITKAARLRGADFLFSVGASSVNSAGAFADADLFDIFNLKFIEGNATTAFKEKEGIVITQKIAAILFENPNNILGKTVRIDQQDNFTITGVIENLPQNTTYSFDWLTPFENFTQDKPWTQEYGSNFTETFVRLAPGADYTVVNDKVKGVLPAKTGDEDTQAILQSAANWHLRSDFKNGKVVGGHIEYVQLFSFIALIILLIACINFMNLSTARSEKRANEVGVRKTLGSGKQQLIFQFITEALLTAILAAALSVVVLVLILPGFNALIDKQLTLGITVPSHIISLLAITAICGIVAGLYPAFYLSSFKPIDVLKGNRIQAKGAGFIRKGLVITQFVVSILFIISTIVVYQQVQHVKNRDLGLNKENLIEIPVNGTLIQNSVALQESLKASGMISSTGLSNSNILSAGNNGSGLKWQGGADTENVLVSYRYINDGYLSTAGIELVEGRGFSSVVAHDSTHTIITESFAKLMGTGSAIGKTIDRYGEIYTVIGVTKDYLYGDMYGKSDPVMFYNYPPEAQYLYLKTNPKYTASEILSTVETTLKTYNPGYPFEYRFVDDDFNARFKSEQLVGNLSQIFALLAILISCLGLFGLSAYTAEQRRKEIGVRKVLGSSISGIVGLLSKDFIILVAIAIAIAVPLAWFIMHNWLQGFAYRISINLWVFVVAGLAAIGIALLTVSFQAIKAALANPVKSLRTE from the coding sequence ATGCTTAAAAATTATATCAAAATTGCCTTTAGAAACCTCTGGAAAAAGAAAGGGTACAGCGCGCTCAATATTTTTGGGCTTGCAATAGGCATTACCTGCGCCAGTTTAATTCTGCTTTGGGTAGAAGATGAGCTAAGTTTTGATGCGGTTGTTGCAGATAAGCAAGAAGTATATAGTGTGCCTACAAATCAAAAGTACGACGGACAGTGGCGCACGTTTTTTCAGGCCACGCCGGGACCACTGGCTGCTGCTTTAAAAACAGATATTCCTGAAATTACAAAAGCAGCACGCCTACGAGGAGCAGACTTTCTTTTTAGTGTGGGGGCTTCTTCAGTAAATAGTGCTGGTGCATTTGCAGACGCAGACCTGTTTGATATTTTTAATTTAAAATTTATTGAAGGTAATGCTACCACTGCTTTTAAAGAAAAAGAAGGCATTGTTATTACTCAAAAAATAGCCGCAATCCTTTTTGAAAATCCCAACAATATTTTAGGCAAAACAGTCCGTATAGATCAGCAAGATAATTTTACAATTACCGGTGTTATTGAAAATCTTCCTCAAAATACGACCTATAGTTTTGACTGGTTAACGCCGTTTGAAAACTTTACTCAGGATAAACCGTGGACGCAGGAATACGGCAGCAATTTTACCGAAACCTTTGTAAGACTGGCTCCCGGTGCAGATTATACGGTAGTAAATGATAAAGTAAAAGGGGTGTTGCCAGCAAAAACAGGTGATGAAGATACGCAGGCAATTTTACAGAGCGCAGCAAACTGGCATTTACGTTCTGATTTTAAAAACGGAAAAGTAGTAGGTGGCCATATAGAATATGTGCAGTTATTCAGCTTTATAGCCTTGATAATTCTGCTAATTGCGTGCATCAATTTTATGAATCTATCAACCGCCCGCAGTGAAAAACGCGCCAATGAAGTAGGCGTAAGAAAAACCTTGGGTTCGGGAAAACAGCAGTTAATTTTTCAGTTTATTACCGAAGCTTTACTAACAGCAATTCTTGCGGCAGCCTTAAGTGTAGTTGTATTGGTATTGATACTCCCCGGCTTTAATGCGCTTATAGATAAGCAACTTACATTAGGAATTACCGTTCCGTCGCATATTATTTCGCTTCTTGCGATAACTGCTATCTGCGGAATCGTTGCCGGTTTATATCCTGCATTTTATCTTTCTTCCTTTAAACCCATAGACGTTCTTAAAGGAAATCGCATACAGGCTAAAGGAGCCGGTTTTATACGTAAAGGCCTTGTGATTACCCAGTTTGTGGTTTCTATACTCTTTATCATAAGTACCATAGTGGTGTATCAACAAGTACAACATGTTAAGAACCGCGACTTAGGATTGAATAAAGAAAATCTCATAGAAATCCCCGTAAATGGTACGTTGATACAAAATAGTGTTGCACTACAAGAAAGCTTAAAAGCATCAGGAATGATAAGCAGTACGGGCCTGTCTAATTCTAATATTTTATCTGCCGGCAATAATGGCTCCGGCCTTAAATGGCAGGGCGGTGCTGATACCGAAAATGTACTGGTTTCATATAGATACATCAACGATGGGTATTTAAGTACAGCAGGAATTGAACTGGTTGAAGGACGTGGTTTTAGCAGTGTTGTGGCGCACGACAGTACGCACACCATAATTACAGAGTCGTTTGCAAAACTAATGGGAACGGGCAGCGCAATAGGTAAAACGATAGATCGCTATGGCGAAATTTATACGGTAATAGGTGTTACCAAAGATTATTTATATGGCGATATGTATGGTAAAAGCGACCCGGTTATGTTTTACAACTATCCGCCAGAAGCACAGTATCTGTACTTAAAAACCAACCCAAAATATACAGCTTCAGAGATACTGAGTACTGTAGAAACTACTTTAAAAACTTACAATCCCGGGTATCCTTTTGAGTACCGTTTTGTAGATGATGATTTTAATGCGCGCTTTAAAAGTGAGCAACTGGTAGGAAACCTTTCTCAGATTTTTGCACTGCTGGCGATATTGATCTCATGTCTGGGTCTTTTTGGCCTATCGGCATACACCGCAGAGCAGCGTCGTAAAGAAATAGGCGTGCGCAAGGTACTGGGCTCTAGCATTAGCGGGATTGTAGGCCTGTTGTCTAAAGATTTTATTATTCTGGTTGCCATTGCCATTGCAATTGCAGTACCGCTAGCCTGGTTTATTATGCATAACTGGCTGCAGGGTTTTGCATATCGTATCTCTATTAATTTATGGGTATTTGTTGTTGCCGGATTAGCAGCGATAGGAATTGCATTATTAACGGTAAGCTTTCAGGCAATTAAAGCCGCATTGGCAAACCCTGTGAAATCGCTAAGAACAGAATAG